The DNA segment TAAAATAACGGTGGTCTCCGCTGGCGGCAAGATGCAGCGGCAGCTTTCGCCGGAGGTTGCGCACAGAGAGCTTCCCGTACACAAAAAAAATCCGCTGACAGGATATATATGCGCACGAAAAATCAGCGCGTGGGCAAAGGCCGACGGCTGGCAGCTTATACACGCGCATTCGCGAGTACCGGCATGGATAGCCTCATGGGCCGCAAAAATGGCGGATCTGCCTTATGTTGTGACGGCACATGTCGATTTCGGCAACAAGAGTCCGTGGATATATGCGCCTTACCGCAAGGCGGCAAAGACTATCTGCGTCAGCGCGGCTGTCAGGGAGGCCATGAAAACCTGCTTTTTCGATAACACACAGGTCGTCTTAAACGGCCTTGACGAGCCATCGGAGAAATGGCACTATGCGCAGCACAGAGACGCTCCAGTAAAATTTTTATTCGTGGGGCGCCTTTCCCCCGTCAAAGGGCTTCAGGACGCGCTCAGAGCGATGCCCTTGGAATACGAATGGTCGCTTGACGTGCTGGGCGACGGCCCAATGAAAGAAGAGCTGGAAAAATTATCCGCGGAACTTGGCCTCTCAAAGCGTGTCACTTTTCATGGGTACTCGGAAAAGGCGGACGCCTATATGGCCTCTTCGTCATGCCTGCTCTTTCCATCCTACACAGAGGGGATGCCTCTTACTCTAGCGCGCGCAGTCCAGATAGGCATACCGGTGCTCGCAGCAGACATAGGCCCCGTCTCCGAGATGCTGCACGGTCATGATGGGCTGCTTCTCCCCGGAGATATCCCCTCATGGAGCGCCGCTATCACAGAATTTATAAAGACTTCGCAGCCTCCTTGCAGCTTTCCAAAAGAATCCGTGCCTACGCTTTCAGCAATGACAGACGCTGTAGAAGATATATACAGGCAGCTGGTAAAAGAGCCGTTCCAATGAAAGTGCTGCATTACGTAAATGAAAACAACCTCACCTGGGCCCGCAGCTGGCTTGACCTGCTTCTTGAACTTGGCGGGCTTGGGGTAGAGAACCACGTCGTCTGCAAGCCGGGCGCAACGCTTGGCACAATGCTTGACGAGGCCGGACTGCCCCACACTGAGGTGGAGGTGAGGTTTGCCGCTCTTCCGGCGCTTGCCTTCTCCTTCGCAAAAACGCTGGATAAAATACAGCCGGACATCATCCACACGCGTCTTTCATCAGCAGCCGCGATTGGCGGCTGGCATGGTAAAAAACGCGGGATTCCCGTAATTTCGACGCTGGATAAATTTGCGAAGCTAAAGTATTACACAAACGCAGATCTTCTGGTCGCCTGCTCAGCCGCGGTACAAAATGATATTATTGAGAAGGGTTTGCCAGCAGAAAAAACCACGGTCGTCCATAACGCCGTCAACTGCGGCTTTTACGAACCCAACGCGTCAGTGCGCGCGGCAAAAAGAGCTGAACTTGGCATAGACTCAAAAACTCTTGTTTTTATAGCCGCAGGACGATTTGACGACGGCAAGGGCTTTCCTCTGTTGGTAGAGGCCCATAAGAAAATAATGGAAAAGTGCGGGGCGAAGACACGGCTCATACTGGCCGGAGACGGCCCTATGAAAGCGGCCCTCATGCAAAGGATACAAGAACTGGGCATCGAAGATTCGGTGACGCTGCCTGGATTCGTTCCCGACATAAGGCCCTGGCTGTGGGCCTCTGACATATTTGTCTTCCCCTCCGACAAACCTGACGCCTTCGGCCTTTCGCTGCTTGAGGCGATGGCCGCTGGACTTGCGCCGATCGCCTCCGACTGCGGCGGCCCACGCGAAATAATAGAGAACGGAAAAAGCGGCGTGCTCATACCATGTGGAGACAGAAACGCCGCCTGCGAGGCCGTCTCCGATTTTTTACTGCACACTGAAAAGATCGGCATTATTGGACGGGCGGCAAAAATAAGAGCCGCCTCCTTTAACGTACGGACGGCCGCGAAAAACATACTCAAAGAATATGAGAGAATTTTTAAAGCAGGAGGCGCGCAGCTTCATGAATAAAATAAGAAGAGAATTGACGCGCGCCGGGATGAAGTTCGCTCTTAATTACCCTCGCGTCGTACCGGATAAAATAGCAAAGGCTATCTTTCGCAGCTGGAATAGCTGTCAGCGAGACTTTGCAGCCGCCGCTTTCGCAACAAACGACGCGCGGCCGGCCCCCCTGCCTCCGCTGAAATTATTGGATCTTTCGTGTACCTCTGGTTTTGGAGAAAACGTCCATCCTGACGTGTTGTACGTTCCGGAAGGTTTCGGCCCGGGGAAATGGACCTATCTGATGACATGCACGCCGCTTCCTCAGGGAGTGGAATACTTTGAAAACCCCGAGTTTTTAGTGAGCATGGACGGAATAGACTGGAAGGTGCCAGAAGGCGGTCTTTCTCCTCTTATATCTCCTCCCGACGACTGGATAGGCTACAATTCCGACCCAATCCTCCTACTTGAAAATGGTGAGTTAAATCTCTTCTACAGGGAATGCCGTCTTGATTCTCAGGGCGCTGTCATAAGTTTAAATAGACTCAAAACCCACAATGGCCTCATCTGGTCTAAAAAACAGACGGTCCTTTCTTTTCGGCGCAATGTGAAAGATGTCTCTATTTTAATGTCGCCCTCTATTGTAAATATAAATTCTGAGTACTATTTATGGTATGTTTGGGCAGATAGCGGAAAACCATTAAACATCTACAGATACCGCAGCAAAGATTTGAACAGCTGGAGCTGTTACGAATGCGTTGAGCTTTCGGGACTTCCTA comes from the Cloacibacillus sp. genome and includes:
- a CDS encoding glycosyltransferase, producing MKVLHYVNENNLTWARSWLDLLLELGGLGVENHVVCKPGATLGTMLDEAGLPHTEVEVRFAALPALAFSFAKTLDKIQPDIIHTRLSSAAAIGGWHGKKRGIPVISTLDKFAKLKYYTNADLLVACSAAVQNDIIEKGLPAEKTTVVHNAVNCGFYEPNASVRAAKRAELGIDSKTLVFIAAGRFDDGKGFPLLVEAHKKIMEKCGAKTRLILAGDGPMKAALMQRIQELGIEDSVTLPGFVPDIRPWLWASDIFVFPSDKPDAFGLSLLEAMAAGLAPIASDCGGPREIIENGKSGVLIPCGDRNAACEAVSDFLLHTEKIGIIGRAAKIRAASFNVRTAAKNILKEYERIFKAGGAQLHE
- a CDS encoding glycosyltransferase family 4 protein, which codes for MNIVEILPELDIGGVERHVIDLTAELARRGHKITVVSAGGKMQRQLSPEVAHRELPVHKKNPLTGYICARKISAWAKADGWQLIHAHSRVPAWIASWAAKMADLPYVVTAHVDFGNKSPWIYAPYRKAAKTICVSAAVREAMKTCFFDNTQVVLNGLDEPSEKWHYAQHRDAPVKFLFVGRLSPVKGLQDALRAMPLEYEWSLDVLGDGPMKEELEKLSAELGLSKRVTFHGYSEKADAYMASSSCLLFPSYTEGMPLTLARAVQIGIPVLAADIGPVSEMLHGHDGLLLPGDIPSWSAAITEFIKTSQPPCSFPKESVPTLSAMTDAVEDIYRQLVKEPFQ